In Bombus vancouverensis nearcticus chromosome 1, iyBomVanc1_principal, whole genome shotgun sequence, a single genomic region encodes these proteins:
- the Flo1 gene encoding flotillin-1, which yields MSCGFVTCGPNEALVVSGCCYSKPLLVPGGRVFVWPIVQQVQKISLNTMTLQVESPTVYTCQGVPISVTGIAQVKIQGQNEEMLSTACEQFLGKTEEEIHNIALVTLEGHQRAIMGSMTVEEIYKDRKKFSKEVFEVASSDLVNMGITVVSYTLKDIRDEEGYLKALGMARTAEVKRDARIGEAEARRDAQIREAIAEEQRMAARFLNDTEIAKAQRDFELKKAAYDVEVQTKKAEAEMAFELQAAKTKQRIMEEQMQIKVVERGQEIAVQEQEMMRRERELDATVRRPADAEKYRLEKMAEANKLRLVMEAEAEAEAIKIRGEAEAFAIEAKAKAEAEQMAKKAAAWNEYKSAAMIDMMLDTLPKVAAEVAAPLSQAKKITMVSSGSGTIGAEKLTEEVFNIVTRVPDLVKNLTGVDIAKSVHAA from the exons ATGAGTTGTGGATTCGTTACTTGTGGCCCAAACGAGGCTCTTGTAGTATCAG gATGTTGCTACAGCAAGCCTCTACTAGTACCTGGTGGTCGAGTATTTGTTTGGCCTATTGTCCAACAAGTACAAAA aATTTCATTGAATACTATGACTTTACAAGTAGAAAGTCCAACTGTGTATACATGTCAAGGTGTACCAATATCTGTAACAGGAATTGCACAG GTCAAGATACAAGGCCAAAATGAGGAAATGTTATCCACAGCATGTGAACAGTTTCTTGGGAAAACTGAAGAAGAAATTCATAATATTGCACTTGTAACATTAGAAGGACATCAACGGGCCATAATGGGAAGCATGACTGTAGAG GAAATATACAAGGATCGTAAAAAATTCAGCAAGGAGGTTTTTGAAGTAGCAAGCAGTGATCTAGTCAATATGGGCATTACTGTTGTGTCCTATACTTTAAAAGATATTCGAGATGAAGAA GGATACCTGAAAGCTCTTGGTATGGCAAGAACAGCTGAGGTGAAACGTGATGCGAGAATCGGTGAAGCAGAAGCTCGTAGAGATGCTCAAATTCGCGAAGCCATCGCTGAAGAACAAAGAATGGCTGCTCGTTTTCTTAATGATACCGAGATTGCTAAAGCGCAGCGTGATTTTGAATTAAAGAAAGCCGCATATGACGTTGAAGTGCAAACCAAA AAAGCAGAAGCAGAGATGGCATTTGAATTGCAAGCTGCAAAAACTAAGCAAAGGATTATGGAAGAACAAATGCAAATAAAAGTGGTTGAACGTGGACAAGAAATTGCAGTACAAGAACAAGAAATGATGAGACGTGAACGAGAATTGGATGCAACTGTACGACGCCCAGCTGATGCAGAAAAATATAG ATTAGAAAAAATGGCTGAAGCTAATAAACTGCGTTTAGTAATGGAAGCTGAAGCCGAAGCAGAAGCCATCAAAATTCGTGGTGAAGCAGAAGCCTTTGCCATTGAAGCAAAGGCTAAAGCAGAAGCGGAACAAATGGCAAAGAAAGCAGCTGCATGGAATGAATACAAGAGTGCTGCTATGATAGACATGATGTTAGATACTCTTCCAAAG GTTGCCGCTGAAGTTGCAGCACCTTTGTCACAAGCCAAAAAGATAACAATGGTTTCTAGTGGAAGTGGAACTATTGGAGCAGAAAAGCTAACTGAAGAAGTGTTTAATATAGTAACGCGTGTACCGGATTTGGTTAAAAATTTAACAGGCGTGGATATTGCAAAG TCTGTTCATGCGGCTTAA
- the LOC117153468 gene encoding splicing factor C9orf78, with the protein MTSTEEKKIEFKKKSRKPIRKRQVSSDEDDNENEEASVREKVEEMKTIQKLRERPKGINVVGLALGENVTPDVMTSDPFNVKTGGMVNMTVLKNTKLKQNDAYETGIGTQFNAETNKRDEDEEMVKYIEEELSKRKSKTEGTTENGSNNDKGSYCSPEEAALQAVPEHLRQSSAHRSEEMLSNQMLSGIPEVDLGIEAKIRNIEATEEAKLKLLWDRHRKKDGPSQFVPTNMAVNFVQHNRFNIEDTDFQKSKQDSDERKKVAAPRDDYKSKRKDNGEKATDDYHYERFKKQFRRF; encoded by the exons ATGACTAGtacagaagaaaagaaaatagaattcaAAAAGAAATCAAGGAAACCGATAAGGAAACGACAGGTTTCATCAGATGAAGATGACAATGAAAATGAAGAAGCCTCTGTTAG GGAAAAAGTTGAAGAGATGAAAACTATACAAAAACTTCGTGAAAGACCAAAAGGTATAAATGTTGTTGGATTAGCCCTTGGAGAAAATGTAACACCTGATGTAATGACG TCTGACCCTTTTAATGTAAAAACTGGAGGAATGGTAAATATGACTGTATTAAAGAATACAAAATTGAAACAAAATGATGCATATGAAACTGGAATTGGCACACAATTTAATGCAGAGACTAATAAACGCGATGAAGATGAAGAAAT GGTAAAATATATTGAAGAAGAATTATCAAAGAGGAAAAGCAAAACTGAAGGTACAACTGAAAATGGATCAAATAACGACAAAGGTTCTTATTGTTCACCAGAAGAAGCAGCTTTGCAAGCAGTACCTGAACATTTAAGACAAAGCTCTGCACACAGAAGTGAAGAAATGCTTTCAAATCAAATGTTATCTGGTATTCCAGAAGTGGATCTTGGAATAGA AGCAAAGATTCGTAATATCGAAGCTACGGAAGAAGCTAAGTTAAAACTGCTTTGGGATAGGCACAGAAAGAAAGATGGACCCTCGCAATTTGTCCCAACAAATATGGCTGTGAATTTTGTACAACACAATAGAT tTAACATAGAAGATACAGATTTCCAGAAATCAAAACAAGATTCTGATGAGAGAAAAAAAGTTGCAGCACCCAGAGATGATTACAAGAGTAAAAGGAAAGATAATGGAGAAAAAGCAACTGATGATTATCATTATGAAAGATTCAAAAAACAATTTAGACgattttga